The genomic stretch AGGTTGGATATCATCTATATAACCGTCTTTACAGGCAATGCACGTTGCCAGCAGACCTACTATAAATAGTTTAGAAGTTAATTTCATATCTTTTGGGTTTTATCGATTCTTATTGATTGCTAGCTTCTTTTAGCTGGGGAAGGATATCCTGTTGATCAAGTGGGTAAGGCAGGAACCTGTCGCCTTCTTGGAAGGTTCTTCCGCCGTAGTTGAGTTCGCTTGTACGGTCATGCCTTACCAAGTCGAAGAAACGAACACCCCACTCCATGCCAAATTCGGCAAATTTCTCATCCAGTACCTCATCCAAGGTGACCCCGCTCAGCATTCCAAGGTTTGCCCTGGACCGCACCGCATTTACCGCTTCATCTGCTGACATGGCACTGCTGGAAGCACCACTCACCAATGCTTCTGCATGTACCAAAAGGATTTCGGCGTATCGGATGGCAATCATATTTTTGTTTTCACCATAATTAAATCTCCCTGGTGTCAGCTGGGTAGTGGGTAGATAGTGCTTGCCGCTTAGGAATTTGTACCGAGGGGCGTTGCCAAAAGTATCGCCATCAGGGGTGATATTGGTGACCCAATTGGGTAAATTTGCATAGTCAGGATCCGACTCAATGTCACTGATACCGTCTGGGGTGAAAAGGACAGTAGTCGTTAAACGCTTACGGTCATTTCGGTCAAGCATGAACTTGACGTATTTTTCGGTAGGTTCCCAGAAGCCCCATCCGCCACTTGACCCGGGTACGGCGGGCTGCCAGCCTATCGCTTGAGGACCGTATACCTGCCATGGGAATCTGTCGGATGTACCACTCTCAGCACCATAATCTGAGTATTGAAATTCCAGGATGTTCTCATTATTTAGTTTTCCAGGAATTTTAAACAGCTGGTAGTAATCCGTTTCCAACATAAATTCCCCGCTTTCAATGATCGCCCCGGTAGCGTCAGCGGCCCCTTGATAATTTTCCATTTCCAAGTTGGCCAAGGCTTTAATGGCCAAGGCTGTGTAGCGGGTCACACCACCCCTGATATCCGAACGTTGGTTGGGATGAACATTTGGGAGACTTGGCATGGCCTGATCCATCAGGTCGGAAATGTATTGCATCACCCCATTATAAGGCGTGAGTTCCACATCATAAAGAGCGTTAGGGTCTGAACTTTCGGGAATCAGGATATTGTTCCAAAGCCTGGCCAGTTGAAGCAAGTTATAGCCTTTCATGACTTGGATCTCGGCGATATATTGACTGGCTTTTGAAGCACTTGCCCCCGCTTCCTGGTATTTTTGGATCTCTTCGATAGCACCATTCCAGTAGATAATATCGGAGTACATGTTTAGCCAAGTGGAATTATAGATCCAGAAGCTTCTGTCATAATCGTAGGTGTCTGTTTTAAACAAGGGCTCCTGGTCACCCGCCGGGTTGGCATCATCGCCGCGTACTGAGATAAGCGGAAAGGTTTCCCACTGAAATCCATAAAGCTCAGCATATGCGCCATTTAGCAAAAGAACCATGTTTTGGGATTGGGAATAATCAGTTCCTTCTGCCAGAATTTGGTTTTCCAGCGGAGCATCCAGGTATTCGCTACAGGAAAAGGTGGTCATCAAGGTTAAAGCCGTGACCAATGTGATCAGTTTATATTGAAATTTTTTCATGACTGTTCTTAGGTTATTGGTTTTAGAACTTGACATTTAATCCCACGGTATATACAGCAGGGATAGGGTAGGTCTGTCGGTCAATGCCGTTGTCCACCTCTGGGTTAAAACCATTGTAGTTGAAAATGGTCAATGGCCGTTCTGCTGTCAGGGTGATGCGCGTTTCCGGCATGATTACTCCCATCACTTCCTTGTTCAGCAAGGAGTAGGACATGCGTACGTTTTGGACCCTGAAAAAAGAACCGTCTTCCACAAAGTAATCACTGAAATTCTGGTTCCATCCTTTTCGCAGGCCGGCAGCAGAAGGGTACTTATTGGAAGTACCTTCTCCTCTCCAGAGATTGGTGGCCAAGTCCGCATCGATGTTAGTGTCATTAGTGAAAATCATTTCACCCCTTTTTCTGTTCAGGATACTATGGCCAGATTGTCCTTGGATAAGGACCGAAAAGTCAAGGTTCTTATACCTGAAGCCAAGGTTGCCACCGTAAGTGAGTTCTGGTAGATAAGAGCCAAGAACCACTCTGTCGAGATCATCGATGACCCCATCACCATTTTGGTCCTTAAACATAAAGTCACCAGGCACTAGGTCATTTTCGGCCAAAAACTGTTCTGAATAGCCACTATTGGAGATGTCTGATTCGTTCTGGAAAACCCCAGCTACCTCATAGCCATAAAATGCCTGGTAAGGCTGGCCTACGATGGATCGTTGGCGGAATTCAGCCTGGCCGGAGTTAAGGTACTCAGGACCGCCAAGTCCTTTGACGGTGTTTTGCAGGGTGGCAAAGTTACCGCCGATGTAATACGAGAAATCCTCGGAAACTTTGTTTTCCCAGTTTAAGGAGACCTCCAAGCCTTTGTTTTGGATCTCTCCAACACTTCTCCGCACGGAACCTCTAAACAAGGGCTGCAATACGGTTACTGCTAGACTTTGGGTGTTTCTAATATAGTAATCTGCTTCCAGCGATAGCCTATTTTGGAAGAATTTAGCCGTCACTCCAAAGTTAGTTTCTTCTGTGGTCTCTATCTTATCGATCAGGTCATAGGTGGGATCCAATCTAAAACCAGGAACACGTACATCATTGAAAGCATTGTTGGTTCCTTGTAGAGTAGGTTGTCCCACAGATGGGTTGATTCCGTCGTTCCCAAGCTGGCCCCAAGAAGCCCTGAATTTAAGGAAGTCGATGCCTTTTACATCAAAAAAATCTTCCTCTGTAGCTACCCAGCCGGCACCAAGGGTGAAGAAGTCCTCACTGTCCACCTGGAATTTATTGTAATTGTCCTGACGATAGGTGGCGTAAAGCAAGTATTTTTCCTTATAGTTATAAGCTAATCTACCAAAGAAAGAAAGGTAAAATATGCGACTACCGCCATCTGAGACCGTATTGATATCATTGGCTTGGCCATTGTTCAGGTACCATAGTTCCTCATTGTTAAAGGTAGGATTGGGATCCAAGTCGTTTCGGTTTCCACTGAGGACTTCGTAGGTTTCACTTCTGAAAGATTGCCCTAGTGTAGCGGTAATACCATGGTCACCGAAAAAGTCCTTATAAGTAAGGTAGTTATCTATGATCTGGTCAAAGTAGGTTTGGTTTGATCTGGAAAGACTTGAAAGTGGATCCAGTACCCCGTCATTGTAGGCGAAGTTGACATTTCGGGCATTGACCATATTGAGCTTATAACTATAAGCAGATCGGAAAGTTAGTTTATCGGGAATGAAAGTCAGCTCCGCATGGAGATTGCCATTGATTTTATTGACCTTGTTCCTGTTGTCATTATATAGCAGCGGATAGAAAGGGTTTTGTCTTCCCCTGTAGCCGAGTCGTTGTGCATTGGACAGTGGGACTGGAGATGCACCAAATTCCTCATCATATTTGGGCAGAATAGGTACGGCAAAATAGGCGTTGAACCAAGCTGCGTCAGAGCCTACGTACTGTTTGGCGGTACTGAAGGTGAAGTTACCACCCACGGTAATCCACTCTTTTACCTTGGAGTCGATGTTGGCGCGGATGTTTACCCGCTCGTATTCATTTCTGGTTTCATTGAGCAACCCATCCTGGCTAAAATAGCTGCCACCGATGGAGTATCTGGTTTTGGCACTACCGCCTGAGAAGGTCAAGGTGTGGTTTTGGATGGGGGCAGGGCTCATGATCTCATTATACCAATCGGTGTTGACCGCAGGAATGCCGGGGTCTATCCGGCTCCTTCCATAGGCCTGCATGGCATTGTCTACAAACTCCATGTCAGGAACTGAGCCTGTTTCATTGACGTACTGTACAAATTGCTGGCTGTTGGCCATCTTGAGTACATTTTGAGGATTTTGTACCCCGTAATATCCGTCATAGACGATTTCCGCTTCCTGCTCGTATTCACCGGATTTGGTTTCGATCAGTACGACCCCATTGGAGGCCCTGGCACCATAAATGGCAGATGCTGAAGCATCTTTAAGTACTGAGAGGGTTTTGATGTCATTGGAGTTGAGGAAGTCGATGTTGTCAAAGAACATTCCATCCACTACATATAATGGTGCTCCTCCTCCTTCAAAGGAGCCGATACCTCTCACCCTTACCGTAGGGGAAGCACCAGGCGCGCCCTTGCTGACGATCTGTACGCCGGCTACTTTTCCTTGTAGTGATTGCATGGCGTTAGAACTTGGGGTTTTGACCAGGTCTTCGGTTTTAAGTGTGGTGATGGCCGAGGTCATTTCCTTCTCTTTCTGTGCACCATAACCGATGACAACAACTTCATCGAGACCCGTCAATTCTTCTTGGAGCGTAATGTCCAGTTGGGATCTCCCGTTCAGGGCGATGGTTTGGGGCTCGAATCCGATAAAAGAAAATTTCAATGTGGCATCGGGAGAGCTGAGGGTAATCGAATACTTGCCATCCAAGTCAGTAATGGTCCCATTGCTGGTGCCTTGTTCCAGGATGTTTACTCCAGGGATGGGTTCACCACCTTGGTCGAGGACTGTTCCCGTAACACTGGCATCTTGCGCGGTGCCTAGCTTGATCATCGCAAAAAATACCATGATCAATATCATGAAAATTTTCCCTGAGTAGGATACGTTGGGTTTCCATGATTCCTTACTTATGCGTAAAAGCTCAATCATAAGTGTTAAGATTTTGGGTTTTAGAATAGGTGAACTCAAACGTTTGCATTTTGCATCGTTTGATTTAGAAAAGGTATAAGAAAGAAAAATGGTAACGCTAAAAAATGTTAAAATCTTGGTGTTTTGGACGGTGTTGGAAGTGGGGATTTAGTTCTGAAATTCATGGATAAATAACAATAAAATAGCTTTAATTGAGCGAATTAGGTGGATTTTGAGTTATCGTATCTCGTTAAAATACTATAGTGTATAAGTTTAGCATTAATAATCTCTATTTTTTTGCGAATTGATAGTGAAATGCATTTCAGGGACAGAACAAACTTAGTTAATATGCAAGATTTTTATTTACCAAATAATCCTAATGTCCACAGATAGATTCAACACCCCGTTACTATCTGCCGTAAATGGATCCAGATGAGATTAGTCATGGGGATGAGGATGTGGGATGGAATCCATGGCTTATTCCTGAATGGTTTGAAATGATGGAGTAAACCAGTTTTGAAGTAGATTTAAAATATAAAAATTTTTACCAATTACATGTTAAAAATAAATATTACACTAAATTACTATCTTGTTTTAATTCATTTTTAAATAATATAAGTGATTTTAACCATAATAAATTTTGATAATTAAATAAAATCAGTATTATATTTTATATTATGAGTATTATGATTTATTTTTGTTCCATCCTGTATCATTCTCGCGTAGAGCAAAGCAAGCATTAATAAGGTTTTGTTTTATCAAAGTCAATTATTAACCAATATGAAATCAATAACTGTAAATTGATTGAGTTACCGTTACATGAGTTCGGTGGTTAAGAAGCTTTTCTATAAAGTTTTCAAAAATGAGATTCACATCAATTACGCGCTACAGGAGAGATAGTGGAGTGGATATTATTACTAAACCCAAATATATCTAATATGAGAACAATGATTACTGGTTTTTTAACGCTAATACTGGCGTTAATCGTGCAATTTACCTTTGCACAAGAAAAGATTGTAACGGGCACTGTGATAAATGAGGATGGTGTCCCCTTGCCGGGAGTTAGCGTGGTAATAAAGGAAACCTATGATGGTGTTACTACGGATATTGACGGTAATTACTCTATCAAAGTAAATAAGGGGATGTCCTAGTCTTTTCATTTATTGGCAAAAAGACCGAAGAACGGATTGTAGGTGAGTCCACTAAGATTGATGTCACTTTAGGAGCCGATGCCAAAGAACTCGGAGAAGTGGTGATCACCGCCTCAGGTTTGGAAGCCAACAAAAGTAGTCTGGGGTATGCGGTGCAGAATGTGGATACTCAGGAAATTCTGGATTCCAAAGAGCCTAACCTGGTCAATGCTCTGAATGCTAAAGTAGCTGGGGTTCAGGTGACCTCTTCCGCCGGAACGCCCGGAGCTTCCTCTAGCATCAGAATCCGGGGGAGTGTCTCTGTCAACAAAAGCAACCAACCTCTGTTTGTAGTAGACGGAATTCCTATTGATAATTCCACCGGTGGCGGCGGGAATACCGCGGGTGGTGTTACAGAATCCAACAGGGCCATAGATTTGAACCCAAACGACATTGCTTCCCTGACAGTACTAAAAGGTGCTGCTGCTACCGCACTCTATGGGGTAAGGGCTGCCAATGGGGCAATAGTGATTACAACTAAAAAGGGTAAGGCCGGAAAACCGGTTGTAAAAATTTCTACAACTTATGCAGTGGATAAAGTCAACAAACTACCCAAAAGACAGAATATCTATGCTCAAGGTGCATTTAAAGATGGTGTGGCCACCTATCGCGGACCAGAAACCGCGGAAGGAGATTCTTGGGGGCCAATGATTTCAGAGTTGGAATTTGATGGGGATGATGGTTATTTCTTTGATAAAGGAGGGAAACTTGTCCCTAAGGGTACTGGAAACGGTGTGCCCGCCAGAGCATACGATCCCTATAGTTTCTTTGAGAATGGTAGAACGATAAATTTAAATGCTTCTGTTTCCGGCGGAAATGAGACAACTCGTTACTATTTCTCAGGGGGAAGATTGGATCAAAAAGGGGTAATACCCAATGCCTCTTTTCAAAGAACATCCTTCAGGAGCAACCTTGAAGTAGATATTTCTGAAAAATTGTCTGCTACCATGTCTGCGAGTTTCTCTAATTCCGGAGGATTTAGGGTGCAGCAAGGATCAAATATCAATGGCATTATGCTGGGCTTGCTGAGAAATACACCCACGTTCGATATTGGTAATGGACTGTCGGGACAGTCTGCTGCAAATGAGGAATCTACCTATGTCAATCCAGATGGATCGCAGCGATCTTATCGGTGGGGAGTATATGACAGCCCCTATTGGACGGTTAATAAAAACCCGACAGAGGATAATGTCAACAGAGTCATCGGAATAGCGGGATTGAAATATGAAATAAACAAAAGTCTATACTTATCCTATAAGCTAGGAATCGATCATTATTCCGAGGCAGTCATTAGTGCTTTGGATATTAACCTCGGCGGTTTTGGTAACAACGTAGGATCAGTTACGCAGCGATTTGCCGGAAACTCGGATGTCACTTCCGATTTGGTTTTTGGGTTCAATCATGAGTTGGTCGATGGACTTACCATGACGGGATTGGTCGGATATAATTTGTTTAATTCGCACTATACCCAACAGGAAACTTTCGGGAATACATTAGCTGCGCCGAATTTTTATCATATCAGTAATGCGGCAGATCTTACGGCAGATGAGGATATTTCTCGTAAGCGTATCCATGGTCTGTACAGTACACTGGATTTTTCTTACAATGATTGGGCTTTCCTGAATCTTACCGGTAGAAATGACTGGTCTTCGGCATTGCCAAGTGATAATAATACCTACCAGTCTTATTCGGTAAGTACAGGGATTGTATTATCGGAAGCTATTGATATCCGCGATTCATTTTTGGATTATTTGAAGCTTAGGGCGTCCTACGGGGTAATAGGGAACGATGCCCCTATTTATTCCACCGCCAATATTTATTCCCAGGCAGAATCAGATGGTGATGGGTTTATTTCATCCGTTGAATATCCCTCTTACGGAACAAATGCCTTTGAAAGAGGAACATTGCTGGCCAATCCACAATTGACTCCGGAAAGGGCGACTACCTATGAGGTAGGAGGAGAAGTTCGCCTCTTTAATGGAAGATTTGGCCTGGATGTGACTTATTTCAATACTCAGTCAGAAGATGTCATAATCGAAGTTCAAACCTCAGCCACTACAGGATATCTTGAATCAGTATTGAATTCTGGGGAAATTCTCAATAAGGGCTGGGAAATAATCGGTAGTTTCACACCGGTTGAAAGTTATGATTTTCGCTGGGATATAGAGGGTAATTTTACCAGTATGGAGAACACTGTCGAGCAGTTGGCAGAAGGATTGGATAGGGTGTTTCTGGCTGGGTTTACCTCTACTTCTGCTTCGTTGGTCACCGGTATGCCATACAGTACCATATGGGGAGATGGTTTCCAAAGGGCAGATGACGGCAGAATGATCATAGGAAGTGATGGGTGGCCGCTTGCCGATCCGGAGAAAAAAGCCCTTGGCGACCCAAATCCGGATTTTACGCTTGGCTTGAGAAATTCATTTGAGTACAAGGGGATTCGCCTTTCCGCATTATTGGACTTCAGAAAAGGAGGGGACGTTTGGTGCGGAACCTGTGGGATTATGGATTATTTCGGTACTTCGCAGCTTTCTGCGGATGAAAGGAACGATAAGATCGTTTTTGACGGAGTGATCAATACCGGCACCAGTGATAATCCTGTTTACGTGGAAAATGACATTTCCGTACCGATAGCACAAAGTCCAACTGCATCTGAAGGTGAGTTTTATCGAAGAAGATATGGATTTGGCGGAATAACAGAAATGAACATTTGGGATGGCTCTTGGATGCGGTTAAGGGAACTTACCCTTTCCTATACATTGCCCGATAACCTTTTAGACGGGATTGGGCTGCTGGAAGGTGCGGGATTATCCGTTACCGGAAGAAACCTTTGGCTGAAGACGGACTATCCCGGAATTGACCCGGAGACTAATTTAACAGGTAATTCCAATGGATATGGCCTGGATTATTTCAATTCTCCGAACACCAAGAGTGTTTCCATGACGCTTAATCTTACGTTTTAATGAAAAATTTATTTGAAATGAAGAAATTATATAATACATACATATCTCTCTTCTTAGTTGTTCTCTTTTCATGTGAAAACACCCCTTTTGATGAGCTGAACAATGATCCAACAGCATTGACAGAAGTAGACTTAAACCTCATGTTACCGGAGGTGCTGAGCTCTTCTATGTTCAATGAAGGTGGCGGTGGTCCAAGGGCAATTGGTATTATCATGCAGCAATTTATAGGGCTGGATGCGCAACAGATTGATTACACTCAGTATATACTTGGAACAGATCTCTTGAATAATTATTGGAGAGGTGGCTTGTATGCCGGAGTGCTAAGAAGTTGTGATGTGATGATCAAGCAAGCCCAGCAAGAAGATGCTCCCTTCTATGAAGCCGTTGGGAAAGTGGTCATGGCCAATCAATATGGAATCAGTACCTCCTATTTTGGAAGTATGCCATTTACAGAAGCTCTTCAGGGTGCTGAAGTATTTCAGCCTAAATACGATACGCAAGAAGCAGTCTATATGGGGGTCATTCAAATGCTTGACGAAGCTATAACAATTCTTTCAGGAGAACCGATCGGGTATGCAGGCGGGGATTTGATTTATGATGGTAATGTCAAAAGATGGTTAAAGACTGCCAAAGCACTGAAAGCAAGATTCTTGATGCATCAGACTAAAAGGAATTCGTCAAATTATTCGGCGGCCCTGACTGAATTGGGCGGCGCATATACTTCCATAGAGGAGCAGTCGGATTTCCAGTTTGAAACCGCCCAGATTTCAAATTATTCGCTGGCAAAATTTGGTATAGAGAGACCTAGTACATTAGGGATAGACAGTAGATTTGCTGAAATGATGAAAGGAGATCCGAGACGGCCATTCTACATGTTCCAGGATGGTGATGGAGTATGGCAATACTTTGGTAGTGATGCCAATTTGCCGTATTCCAAGAGTGATGCCAAAATACCGATGATTTCTTTTGCAGAGGTTAAATTTATGGAAGCAGAGGCATTATTAGAAACAGGTGCTGATCCGGCTATGGCCTTAAAAGAGGCTATTGTGGCTAGTTTCGACCAATGTGGTGCCGACGGAGGTGAAGCGTATGCGGATGCGGTAATTACAGAAGGCATAGACAAAGAGACAATCATAGTCGAAGCCTATAAGGCGTATTATGGAACGGCTTTTCATGAAACTTGGGTGAACTACAGGAGAACAGGTTTCCCAGTTCTGGAAGCTAACCCTAATGGATCCAATGGATTTAATCCTTCAGGTGTGGTGCCGAAGAGGTTTTTATATCCCGATAGTGAGTTTCAAACCAACATGGAAAATGTTACGGCAGCACAGAAGGCTCAAGACGGAGCTTTGTTGGATGTAGCGCTTTGGGCGTTTGAGTAAACTTATTTTTGTTTTACACCTTATATTATGAATAAGGAATTACGGTAAAGCACATATGCGGTTGATTTAATTTTGAAAAGAACAGGTAGTGTCTATCTGTTCTTTTTTTTTACAATAATTGAATGGTATAAGTCTAACCACTTCAACCAACAGGAGGGTTTGTTTGACTATACAATAATTAATCAGGCAGTTAGACCATTCGACACAGTCCTGCTCAGTACTTTATGCTACTTTCTATTTTTTTCCGTTCACTTTTTCCTCCACTATGATCAGGATATCATCCCAATGTGGATTTTTGATATTATGGGCTTCGATATTTTGGCGGGTTTTTTTGCGGAAATTCCAAACAGTATTTTTACGGAGCTCCAGCAATTCAGCCAGTTCCTCCAATGTCCGTTTTTCCGTGTTTGCTATCAGCTCGTAAGCAATAAAAAATGCTTTTTCGAGCGGGAACTTGACGCCGTGGAAAATGGTGCCAGCAGTGACCGAGTCGATATGACCGCATTTCGAGCACCTTCTGGTAAAGAGTTTGGGGCCTTTGGAGCTTTTGCTGTTTCCACAATGCCTGCACTCATAGCCTTTGCCCCATTTGAATTCTTCCAGATAGCGAAGACAGGCAGATTGGTCAGGAAAGATGCGCTGAAATTCCTCGAAGGAAAGGAGTTTATTGCTCAGTCTGGCTTGGAAGGATTCCTTGATACTGCTTTTGAGTTTCCAGTTGTCTCTGTCCAGAAGTGAGTTGATGCGCTTAATCTCTTCGTCTTTTTCTGTCAGCTGCTGATTGTAGTCTTCCAGTAGCTTGTTTTTATGCGCTAGTTCTTTAGTTCTTTCGCTTACTTTAACTTCCAGTTCCCTGTTGACTTTTTCCTTAAGGGCAAAATTATCTTCCATTTGCCTTATGGTTCTTCGCATCGCTCGGTCTCTATTGTCTTTTAGGATTTGGATGCGGTCGCCGAGTGCAAAGGTCAGCAATAGCATTTCCACCAAAAAGGCAAGATGAAGGCTATAGTAGACCAGTGTCATGTGTGGTATGATGGCGGCATTGACCAGTACTTTGACCACCACGCCGACAAATAGCACGCCATAGGCGATTACGAAGAATCGGGCCACTTTATATCCCCTCGTCCAGATGTATACGCTGGCAAAGAAGATGAAGAAGAAGGGAATAATGTCATAATACCTGATCTCAAATAGCTTTGGATCCCAGAGCAGGGCAATAAGGAAAATAATGGATTTGATCGCCAAGATGATGATCAGGACTTTGTGAATCAGGGGAGATCGAAACCGTGTATTCAGAAACTTGATCGAGAACAATATGGCCCATAACACAATGGAGAAGCTAAAGACACCATTGGCAATTTGGTTCCATTTTGGGAAATTGGGCCATAGGTACTGGAACGCGATACCGTCTACACTAAGGGCATAGATCCCCACACTGATCAGGTAGAAGGTATAGTAGAGGTATTTGGTTTCTCTGATCACCGTATAGACGAGAAGATTGTAGAGACCAATGATCAGGATCATGCCATAGAAGACTCCATAGGCAAAATACTCGTTTAATGCATAAAAGATAAAGCGATTGATCGAGCGGATGGCAATTCGTATGTCCGCTTTTTGGTGGGATTGGATTTTGACATAATAGTTGCTGATCCCATCACTGTTGTTGTTTATGAGCAATTCAAAGTTTTTATGCCTGAAATTCCTGGAACCGAAGGGTATAGCG from Echinicola soli encodes the following:
- a CDS encoding SusC/RagA family TonB-linked outer membrane protein, whose amino-acid sequence is MIELLRISKESWKPNVSYSGKIFMILIMVFFAMIKLGTAQDASVTGTVLDQGGEPIPGVNILEQGTSNGTITDLDGKYSITLSSPDATLKFSFIGFEPQTIALNGRSQLDITLQEELTGLDEVVVIGYGAQKEKEMTSAITTLKTEDLVKTPSSNAMQSLQGKVAGVQIVSKGAPGASPTVRVRGIGSFEGGGAPLYVVDGMFFDNIDFLNSNDIKTLSVLKDASASAIYGARASNGVVLIETKSGEYEQEAEIVYDGYYGVQNPQNVLKMANSQQFVQYVNETGSVPDMEFVDNAMQAYGRSRIDPGIPAVNTDWYNEIMSPAPIQNHTLTFSGGSAKTRYSIGGSYFSQDGLLNETRNEYERVNIRANIDSKVKEWITVGGNFTFSTAKQYVGSDAAWFNAYFAVPILPKYDEEFGASPVPLSNAQRLGYRGRQNPFYPLLYNDNRNKVNKINGNLHAELTFIPDKLTFRSAYSYKLNMVNARNVNFAYNDGVLDPLSSLSRSNQTYFDQIIDNYLTYKDFFGDHGITATLGQSFRSETYEVLSGNRNDLDPNPTFNNEELWYLNNGQANDINTVSDGGSRIFYLSFFGRLAYNYKEKYLLYATYRQDNYNKFQVDSEDFFTLGAGWVATEEDFFDVKGIDFLKFRASWGQLGNDGINPSVGQPTLQGTNNAFNDVRVPGFRLDPTYDLIDKIETTEETNFGVTAKFFQNRLSLEADYYIRNTQSLAVTVLQPLFRGSVRRSVGEIQNKGLEVSLNWENKVSEDFSYYIGGNFATLQNTVKGLGGPEYLNSGQAEFRQRSIVGQPYQAFYGYEVAGVFQNESDISNSGYSEQFLAENDLVPGDFMFKDQNGDGVIDDLDRVVLGSYLPELTYGGNLGFRYKNLDFSVLIQGQSGHSILNRKRGEMIFTNDTNIDADLATNLWRGEGTSNKYPSAAGLRKGWNQNFSDYFVEDGSFFRVQNVRMSYSLLNKEVMGVIMPETRITLTAERPLTIFNYNGFNPEVDNGIDRQTYPIPAVYTVGLNVKF
- a CDS encoding SusD/RagB family nutrient-binding outer membrane lipoprotein, producing MKKLYNTYISLFLVVLFSCENTPFDELNNDPTALTEVDLNLMLPEVLSSSMFNEGGGGPRAIGIIMQQFIGLDAQQIDYTQYILGTDLLNNYWRGGLYAGVLRSCDVMIKQAQQEDAPFYEAVGKVVMANQYGISTSYFGSMPFTEALQGAEVFQPKYDTQEAVYMGVIQMLDEAITILSGEPIGYAGGDLIYDGNVKRWLKTAKALKARFLMHQTKRNSSNYSAALTELGGAYTSIEEQSDFQFETAQISNYSLAKFGIERPSTLGIDSRFAEMMKGDPRRPFYMFQDGDGVWQYFGSDANLPYSKSDAKIPMISFAEVKFMEAEALLETGADPAMALKEAIVASFDQCGADGGEAYADAVITEGIDKETIIVEAYKAYYGTAFHETWVNYRRTGFPVLEANPNGSNGFNPSGVVPKRFLYPDSEFQTNMENVTAAQKAQDGALLDVALWAFE
- a CDS encoding RagB/SusD family nutrient uptake outer membrane protein — protein: MKKFQYKLITLVTALTLMTTFSCSEYLDAPLENQILAEGTDYSQSQNMVLLLNGAYAELYGFQWETFPLISVRGDDANPAGDQEPLFKTDTYDYDRSFWIYNSTWLNMYSDIIYWNGAIEEIQKYQEAGASASKASQYIAEIQVMKGYNLLQLARLWNNILIPESSDPNALYDVELTPYNGVMQYISDLMDQAMPSLPNVHPNQRSDIRGGVTRYTALAIKALANLEMENYQGAADATGAIIESGEFMLETDYYQLFKIPGKLNNENILEFQYSDYGAESGTSDRFPWQVYGPQAIGWQPAVPGSSGGWGFWEPTEKYVKFMLDRNDRKRLTTTVLFTPDGISDIESDPDYANLPNWVTNITPDGDTFGNAPRYKFLSGKHYLPTTQLTPGRFNYGENKNMIAIRYAEILLVHAEALVSGASSSAMSADEAVNAVRSRANLGMLSGVTLDEVLDEKFAEFGMEWGVRFFDLVRHDRTSELNYGGRTFQEGDRFLPYPLDQQDILPQLKEASNQ
- a CDS encoding SusC/RagA family TonB-linked outer membrane protein, coding for MVGESTKIDVTLGADAKELGEVVITASGLEANKSSLGYAVQNVDTQEILDSKEPNLVNALNAKVAGVQVTSSAGTPGASSSIRIRGSVSVNKSNQPLFVVDGIPIDNSTGGGGNTAGGVTESNRAIDLNPNDIASLTVLKGAAATALYGVRAANGAIVITTKKGKAGKPVVKISTTYAVDKVNKLPKRQNIYAQGAFKDGVATYRGPETAEGDSWGPMISELEFDGDDGYFFDKGGKLVPKGTGNGVPARAYDPYSFFENGRTINLNASVSGGNETTRYYFSGGRLDQKGVIPNASFQRTSFRSNLEVDISEKLSATMSASFSNSGGFRVQQGSNINGIMLGLLRNTPTFDIGNGLSGQSAANEESTYVNPDGSQRSYRWGVYDSPYWTVNKNPTEDNVNRVIGIAGLKYEINKSLYLSYKLGIDHYSEAVISALDINLGGFGNNVGSVTQRFAGNSDVTSDLVFGFNHELVDGLTMTGLVGYNLFNSHYTQQETFGNTLAAPNFYHISNAADLTADEDISRKRIHGLYSTLDFSYNDWAFLNLTGRNDWSSALPSDNNTYQSYSVSTGIVLSEAIDIRDSFLDYLKLRASYGVIGNDAPIYSTANIYSQAESDGDGFISSVEYPSYGTNAFERGTLLANPQLTPERATTYEVGGEVRLFNGRFGLDVTYFNTQSEDVIIEVQTSATTGYLESVLNSGEILNKGWEIIGSFTPVESYDFRWDIEGNFTSMENTVEQLAEGLDRVFLAGFTSTSASLVTGMPYSTIWGDGFQRADDGRMIIGSDGWPLADPEKKALGDPNPDFTLGLRNSFEYKGIRLSALLDFRKGGDVWCGTCGIMDYFGTSQLSADERNDKIVFDGVINTGTSDNPVYVENDISVPIAQSPTASEGEFYRRRYGFGGITEMNIWDGSWMRLRELTLSYTLPDNLLDGIGLLEGAGLSVTGRNLWLKTDYPGIDPETNLTGNSNGYGLDYFNSPNTKSVSMTLNLTF
- a CDS encoding carboxypeptidase-like regulatory domain-containing protein; its protein translation is MRTMITGFLTLILALIVQFTFAQEKIVTGTVINEDGVPLPGVSVVIKETYDGVTTDIDGNYSIKVNKGMS